TGTACGCAAGCGATATCTCAGACAGTATAAAGAGGACAGTAATCGAAGAGAGAGGCAATCGCCAGGCATAGAAGAAATGGCTGAGTTTATTGAGTCTATACCAAATACTAGAGATAAAGCGATAGCGCTTCTGCTTGCGAAGACGGGTATACGAAGAGGAGAACTTATCCAGACAGATATAGATGATGTTAATATTAAAAATTTATCAATTCTACTTAAAGAAACTAAAAAAAGAAGTAATCGACTAGTATTTTTTGATGACGAATGTGCAAGACTGCTAGCTAGATGGTTGGATGTAAGAGCGGGTATTCATCCAAAAACAAAAGCTCTTTTTATAAATAATCGAGGCAAAAGATTGGAAAGAGAAGGTATTTACGAGGCAATTACCAAATGGGCTAAGCTTTTTGGCCTGCACAATCCTAAATCGCCGAAGTTAGAGGAGCGCTTTTCGCCGCACTGTTTCAGGCATTGGTTTACTACGCAATTAATCAGGGCGGGCATGCGAAGGGAGTATATAAAAGAGCTCAGAGGCGATGCGCGAAAAGATGCAATCGATATCTACAATCACATTGACAAAGAAGAGCTTAAAAAGGCGTATTTGGCGCACATACCCAAACTAGGTATTACGTAGAATTTTTATCAACAAGGGTTTTGATTCTAGGTTCGTTCTCAGAATAGCTAGGGTTTGTCCTTTGCGACAACTTTTGAGAGCAGTTTTTAGGAGCCTTGCTTCTTCACTTCCTTCAGTAAAACTCAGTCTCTCTGTTTTATTATTAATCTGCAAATACAGATGCAAAAACCCGTTTTGTGCCTTCATATCTCTGTATTCTGCTATGCATTCATCCCAAGGCGCTAGCATAAAGACTCTCTCACAATTGTTATAAGACATATTTTTCTTCATAGGGGCTCTTCCTCTTGATAGCTCTTTAACAGGGCGTAGAACTTTTCTATCTTCGCAGGCTCAGCGCTTGGAAACGTTTTCAAAACATCTCTTACGAAAAACTCTTTCGGTATGCCTTTGTGGTTTTTGTAATGGTTTATCATCCAAGCGCCTAACTCGTTTACTTTTGGTAT
This genomic interval from Candidatus Thermoplasmatota archaeon contains the following:
- a CDS encoding tyrosine-type recombinase/integrase, producing the protein MAEFIESIPNTRDKAIALLLAKTGIRRGELIQTDIDDVNIKNLSILLKETKKRSNRLVFFDDECARLLARWLDVRAGIHPKTKALFINNRGKRLEREGIYEAITKWAKLFGLHNPKSPKLEERFSPHCFRHWFTTQLIRAGMRREYIKELRGDARKDAIDIYNHIDKEELKKAYLAHIPKLGIT